One window from the genome of bacterium encodes:
- a CDS encoding ATP-binding protein, translated as MLEQNTPTSSEADAQTPVWGENAPRGGKTVLNRIIKEKATVPLFFGQTLIRSLRDVGYNSTTSALCEHIDNAIQWGATEVRVYFSQTGKKGAYQTNILVLDNGNGMAPNVLKFATSFGGSMVFDNRSGIGRFGMGMKTAALSMSPILDIYSWQESGAYYNMTLDVEAIGKEKSNLIELPDPTLMDLLPSEVSDILTKALSFPDRNEQSLFAQDVDELKDRLGKSGTIVYLPLCDRLTFAKARTLCEHAIKEMSRVYRRALAKGTKLYVNNRLVEPFDPTYSMVSARHTRIPEIRVKESRVVFSKVIQVKRSENHSQESENVERAPVTIRLYALPISDWGALPLKVRKNDLHLYDDNTVSVLRNDREVFIGTIPEIMKRHSDANWLRIQIDFPGELDEAFGVAANKQGIRPKDYVLQDISEALSGEITALREQIKKYQSEQTVIRHGSKPSAGEMKADEAELRQAKALIEPTPNTPEEQRQLDENLRTLAMMLKREMETDEEAFERVKSSKHIIHYKHDEYWPFYHVDQRFGKIILTINTAHPFYGRLYEPLSNAALTLDARVAEGAPTSAENNASEPQTFNGAQQTLVALQLMLLSLARAQSLMAQQDPERKQMFDLLRKEWSDTYATQLTTF; from the coding sequence ATGCTAGAACAAAATACTCCCACCTCGTCGGAAGCTGATGCTCAAACCCCAGTTTGGGGCGAGAATGCCCCGCGCGGCGGGAAGACTGTACTGAATCGGATCATCAAGGAAAAGGCGACCGTACCGCTCTTTTTCGGGCAAACACTCATCAGATCTTTGCGCGATGTCGGTTATAACAGCACAACGTCTGCGTTGTGCGAGCATATTGACAACGCTATCCAGTGGGGCGCCACCGAAGTTCGCGTCTATTTTAGCCAGACTGGTAAGAAAGGCGCTTACCAGACAAATATTTTGGTACTCGATAACGGCAACGGGATGGCACCCAATGTCCTAAAATTCGCAACATCGTTCGGCGGTTCCATGGTCTTTGACAACCGTTCCGGCATCGGGCGCTTCGGCATGGGCATGAAAACTGCGGCGCTCAGCATGAGTCCGATTCTTGACATTTATTCATGGCAGGAATCGGGAGCCTATTACAATATGACCCTCGATGTCGAAGCCATCGGAAAGGAAAAATCAAACCTCATCGAGCTGCCAGACCCTACTCTTATGGACCTGCTGCCGAGTGAGGTCTCTGATATTTTGACGAAAGCACTCTCTTTTCCCGATCGAAACGAGCAGTCGCTTTTTGCGCAAGATGTGGACGAACTCAAGGATAGGCTCGGGAAGTCAGGTACGATCGTTTATTTGCCGTTGTGCGACCGGCTCACTTTTGCGAAAGCTCGGACGCTGTGTGAGCATGCGATCAAAGAGATGTCCCGTGTCTATCGCCGCGCGCTTGCAAAAGGCACAAAACTCTACGTGAATAATCGGCTGGTAGAGCCTTTCGATCCGACATACTCCATGGTCTCTGCTCGGCACACCAGAATTCCTGAGATCAGAGTGAAAGAAAGCCGGGTAGTTTTTTCTAAGGTCATCCAAGTGAAGCGGAGCGAAAACCACAGTCAGGAATCGGAAAACGTCGAGCGTGCACCCGTCACTATTCGCCTCTACGCCCTGCCGATCTCAGATTGGGGAGCGCTTCCTCTCAAGGTTCGCAAAAACGACCTGCACCTATACGACGACAATACGGTCTCTGTTTTGCGGAACGACCGCGAGGTTTTCATCGGAACGATTCCAGAGATCATGAAGCGTCACAGTGACGCGAACTGGCTCCGCATCCAGATCGATTTCCCAGGCGAGTTGGACGAGGCATTCGGAGTAGCCGCGAATAAGCAGGGCATTCGTCCCAAGGATTATGTGCTGCAGGACATCTCTGAAGCGCTATCTGGAGAAATAACTGCACTTCGCGAGCAGATCAAGAAATATCAAAGCGAGCAGACGGTAATACGCCATGGAAGCAAGCCAAGCGCCGGTGAAATGAAGGCTGATGAGGCCGAGCTTCGCCAGGCAAAGGCCTTGATCGAGCCTACGCCGAACACTCCGGAGGAACAGCGGCAGCTCGATGAGAACCTCCGTACTCTCGCGATGATGCTCAAGCGGGAAATGGAGACTGATGAGGAAGCCTTTGAGCGCGTTAAGAGCTCGAAGCACATCATACATTATAAGCATGACGAGTACTGGCCGTTTTATCATGTAGATCAACGATTCGGCAAAATCATTCTGACGATCAACACGGCACATCCATTTTACGGACGGCTTTACGAGCCGTTGAGCAATGCTGCGCTGACACTGGACGCGCGAGTCGCCGAGGGTGCTCCTACAAGTGCGGAAAATAATGCCTCCGAGCCGCAGACATTCAATGGTGCGCAGCAGACTTTAGTAGCACTCCAGTTGATGCTCCTGTCGCTAGCTCGGGCGCAGAGTTTGATGGCTCAGCAGGATCCTGAGCGGAAGCAGATGTTCGACCTTCTCCGAAAGGAGTGGTCAGACACTTATGCGACGCAATTGACAACTTTCTGA
- a CDS encoding XRE family transcriptional regulator, whose protein sequence is MYSGKRIRQARELHGWTQKQLADKIEVSQSAIAQIEGGFKEPSADLISDISRYTRFPLSFFSNDPLIEFDSSAVVFRAHATMTRRELVEAKRYAEVLYELFTLLAAKISPVPPSLPKSPSSDPQQAAIETRMHCILTEDGPIVNLIDTLERIGVLILALPVELPRRDAFSCKIVHDTPGDQVPLIAISKNRPADRMRLTIAHELGHLILGHKKRLGVEQEKSANQFAAEFLMPQKGIVRDFVSPLTLSRIAQLKPKWGVSIQALIRRAFDVRAISERQYRYLFEQLSANGWRMKEPESLDIPAEKPRLIRQMIEAIYGVPIDLAQLSSHSQLGEGMLKTIIEGYREKSQSRSKATADSNILMFRQNK, encoded by the coding sequence ATGTATAGCGGAAAACGCATACGACAAGCAAGGGAACTTCATGGGTGGACTCAAAAACAATTGGCTGACAAAATTGAAGTTTCTCAGAGCGCGATAGCTCAGATTGAAGGAGGATTCAAAGAGCCTTCCGCCGATTTGATATCTGATATTTCAAGATACACCCGCTTCCCTCTTTCCTTTTTTTCCAACGATCCTTTGATTGAGTTCGACTCAAGCGCCGTTGTATTTAGGGCACACGCCACGATGACAAGACGGGAATTGGTAGAGGCTAAGCGGTATGCAGAAGTACTCTACGAGCTTTTCACACTGCTCGCCGCCAAGATTAGCCCAGTCCCCCCCTCTCTCCCAAAATCCCCATCGAGTGATCCTCAGCAAGCAGCCATTGAAACTAGAATGCATTGTATTCTCACCGAAGATGGTCCCATTGTGAATTTGATAGATACTTTAGAACGAATTGGAGTTTTGATTTTGGCTCTGCCAGTCGAGCTTCCAAGACGTGACGCATTTTCGTGCAAAATCGTTCATGATACTCCTGGAGACCAAGTGCCTCTCATTGCGATTTCCAAGAACAGACCTGCTGACAGGATGAGGCTAACCATTGCTCACGAATTAGGCCATCTTATTTTGGGGCACAAGAAAAGACTAGGCGTTGAACAGGAGAAGAGTGCCAACCAGTTCGCAGCAGAGTTCTTGATGCCTCAGAAAGGCATCGTTCGAGATTTTGTATCGCCACTTACTCTTTCTAGGATCGCACAGCTAAAACCAAAATGGGGCGTTTCCATACAAGCCTTAATCAGGCGAGCCTTTGATGTGCGAGCTATTTCGGAGCGACAATATCGTTACTTATTTGAGCAGTTATCCGCTAATGGGTGGAGAATGAAAGAACCTGAAAGCCTAGACATACCGGCAGAAAAACCACGGCTAATTCGACAGATGATCGAGGCTATATACGGGGTTCCTATTGATCTCGCCCAGCTGTCTTCACATTCGCAATTGGGCGAAGGCATGCTTAAAACCATTATTGAGGGCTATAGAGAAAAATCACAATCAAGATCGAAAGCCACTGCAGATTCGAACATATTGATGTTTAGACAAAACAAGTAA
- the brxL gene encoding protease Lon-related BREX system protein BrxL produces MLSNQSVPDALDAKVSKTFAGKVVRKELVRKLKFGSTVPVYVLEYLLGKYCATDDPVAVEAGLKIVNSTLAENFVRPDEANKAQSVVKEKGRHILIDKVKVRYLAEDDKYWAEIVNFGNRFIHVPDRFVRNFDRLLVDGVWSEVELRHEYDDQVQGRRSPFWIDDLKPIQVATFDIQEYFNGREGFTSEEWVDLLVRTIGLEPIGMSRRLKLLYLMRLVPLCEQNYNLIELGPRETGKSFAYQQLSPYAILLTGPTTVANLFYNMSTNKIGLVGLWDAVAFDEVADLQKMPREVITTLKTYCESGSFARGKEQLSGTASVAFFGNIHQAVDVMVRSSHLFAPLPDVIREDTAFLDRIHFYVPGWEIPKMQTSMFTSGYGFVVDYLAEALRELRRRNFTEIIDTHFSLGSQLKSRDVKASRKTVAGLAKLIYPHGEMTKDELQEILELALEGRRRVKEQLKKMGSFEFFNTSFSYIEKETGEERYVGVPEEGGRNLISADPLAPGSLYTASVDDQGKVGLFRLEVGCSSGTGKLSLSGAIDPGMRESLRRAFSYIQGHKVDMGIAQQVDTTDFHVEVIDLLHNHVTGETGVALVVSIYSALKKSSTLPALMVLGDLSIQGNIKALRSLDQALQLGKENGARRAMVPIENKRDFLAVPADIMERVDPIFYSDPMTAALKSLGLT; encoded by the coding sequence TTGCTTTCTAACCAGTCGGTTCCGGACGCGCTGGACGCCAAGGTCAGCAAAACTTTCGCCGGTAAGGTCGTCCGAAAAGAATTGGTGCGCAAGCTCAAGTTCGGATCAACAGTGCCGGTTTATGTTCTGGAATACTTGTTAGGCAAGTACTGTGCAACCGATGATCCTGTCGCAGTCGAAGCAGGATTAAAAATCGTCAACTCGACTCTTGCGGAAAATTTCGTGCGCCCCGATGAAGCGAATAAGGCACAGTCCGTTGTCAAAGAAAAAGGACGACACATCCTCATTGATAAAGTCAAAGTTCGGTATCTGGCTGAAGATGATAAGTACTGGGCGGAAATCGTAAACTTCGGGAACCGCTTCATTCATGTCCCGGACCGGTTCGTGCGGAATTTCGATCGTCTTCTCGTGGATGGCGTTTGGTCCGAGGTCGAATTACGCCATGAATATGATGATCAGGTTCAGGGTCGCCGGAGTCCGTTTTGGATTGATGATCTGAAGCCGATTCAGGTGGCTACATTCGATATCCAGGAATATTTTAACGGGCGAGAAGGTTTCACATCAGAAGAGTGGGTCGATTTATTAGTTCGCACAATCGGGCTAGAACCCATCGGGATGAGCCGGCGGTTGAAACTCCTTTATCTGATGCGGCTCGTGCCATTATGCGAGCAAAATTATAACCTGATTGAATTGGGACCCCGCGAAACCGGAAAATCGTTCGCGTACCAGCAACTCTCTCCGTACGCAATTCTTCTAACTGGTCCTACAACCGTTGCCAATCTTTTCTACAACATGAGCACGAACAAGATTGGATTGGTTGGCTTGTGGGATGCGGTCGCATTTGATGAAGTGGCCGACCTGCAGAAGATGCCGCGAGAAGTGATTACCACGCTGAAGACCTATTGCGAATCAGGAAGTTTTGCGCGAGGAAAAGAGCAATTGAGCGGCACTGCTTCGGTTGCATTCTTTGGAAATATCCACCAGGCGGTTGATGTGATGGTCCGGTCGTCGCATTTATTTGCTCCTTTGCCGGATGTGATCCGGGAAGACACCGCCTTTCTGGACCGCATTCATTTTTATGTTCCTGGGTGGGAGATTCCGAAAATGCAGACCAGCATGTTCACTTCAGGGTATGGATTCGTCGTGGACTATCTTGCTGAGGCGCTTCGTGAGCTCCGCCGCCGCAATTTCACCGAGATTATTGATACGCATTTTTCTCTTGGATCGCAATTGAAATCTCGTGATGTTAAAGCATCACGAAAAACCGTTGCAGGGCTGGCCAAACTAATTTATCCCCATGGCGAGATGACGAAAGACGAACTCCAAGAAATATTGGAGCTCGCACTGGAAGGAAGGCGAAGGGTCAAAGAGCAGTTGAAGAAGATGGGTTCATTTGAATTCTTCAACACATCTTTCTCCTATATAGAAAAGGAGACAGGTGAGGAGCGTTACGTCGGTGTTCCGGAGGAAGGCGGGCGGAATCTGATTTCTGCGGATCCGCTTGCACCCGGGTCGCTTTACACGGCCTCCGTTGATGATCAAGGAAAAGTTGGTTTGTTTCGACTGGAGGTCGGTTGCTCATCTGGAACTGGAAAGCTGAGTTTGTCAGGTGCAATCGATCCCGGGATGCGCGAGTCGCTTCGTCGCGCGTTCTCCTACATACAGGGTCATAAGGTGGATATGGGAATTGCTCAGCAAGTGGATACGACTGACTTCCATGTCGAGGTCATCGATTTATTGCACAATCACGTCACCGGAGAGACGGGCGTTGCGCTTGTTGTCTCGATATATTCTGCATTGAAGAAATCTTCGACTTTGCCAGCGCTAATGGTGCTTGGAGATCTGAGCATTCAGGGGAACATTAAGGCTTTGCGCTCCTTAGACCAAGCCCTTCAATTAGGAAAGGAAAATGGTGCTCGCCGTGCAATGGTTCCGATAGAGAACAAGCGCGATTTCCTTGCCGTTCCGGCCGACATCATGGAACGCGTCGACCCGATCTTTTACAGCGATCCAATGACGGCAGCGCTTAAATCGCTTGGCTTGACGTAA
- a CDS encoding PglZ domain-containing protein produces MGVIADHLQEMLARQVAEQGIVLWFDPDQTYSSLIETLKIPSCKIARYNTSYYDLRAQIEEALRGPHRPHMLVYVPLHRDQTKQALAELAALGAVAQPGDRSVLRNTRLSLVARRSLKGRIPDHRLDELEKQIDSGQLKLADLERLADEGSDLRLSPVLNVIFGVDMPEEAALKFVSSDRYDQVLLDKKASSELINSLSSIYKAPIKTEKSPEQLRSVFARHVLIADFLYSLADDIPPALVTLAGTIDAYALRKCSELAASWRGQLGLAESYKRAAAQVEKSLHVNSMSLPFEICQKVETFAKIDAILLTNTAKKLIERIGEDVLAFASKRAKGFWATQDPELKGQWNILNLAAQLIQFSSFVQSQVGKKNASSIVRSYIDEWHRMDTLHRYLEKQTSNLEVHLKLPDDLDKLVSSARKAHHEAATLLAETFLRALKDASFHIPDFYKQSEVFEIFVEPHFHQKKTAYIFVDALRYEMATELNGLLGKEFDLQLNAVIGTLPAVTEVGMAALLPRARQSMQLRAPNKALEVVMGDKVLANREKRIEYFASNIDMPVVVLKLEEYKAIKRKLKEVPSGPFIVLLTSQEIDSSGEKGFTSTRQMMDDVLSQLCIAMRRLAEVGVEHIVVAADHGFLYGEEMDDSMKIDAPGGKTALLHRRVWVGRNGASSPSYFMEPLSKFGINSDLDIAVPLNLAVFRSGGSVSYFHGGASPQELIIPVLTARPKVTQHYDTVKGISWKLALGTPKITSRFFSVTVTGESRVLEMEWPRIKVEARVGNESCSIPVSGSYGFNQTTADFALRESTQSPNSVEPNTIALMLTEKAPASGSVTIHLIDSLTGMELVKPNPVEVSLAF; encoded by the coding sequence ATGGGAGTCATAGCAGATCATCTGCAGGAGATGTTGGCCCGGCAGGTCGCCGAGCAAGGAATTGTTCTATGGTTTGACCCTGACCAAACGTACTCATCACTGATTGAGACTCTCAAAATTCCGTCTTGTAAGATTGCCCGGTATAACACAAGCTATTACGATCTGCGCGCGCAGATCGAAGAAGCCTTACGCGGACCGCATCGTCCTCACATGCTCGTTTATGTTCCGCTCCATCGCGATCAAACGAAACAGGCGCTTGCTGAGCTGGCAGCGCTGGGAGCGGTCGCGCAACCGGGGGATCGTTCCGTGCTACGGAACACACGATTATCATTAGTTGCAAGAAGATCTCTGAAGGGACGCATTCCGGATCATCGATTGGATGAACTGGAAAAACAAATCGATAGTGGACAACTCAAACTTGCGGATCTAGAACGCCTCGCCGACGAAGGGAGTGATCTCCGATTGTCCCCGGTACTCAATGTGATTTTTGGTGTCGACATGCCGGAAGAAGCAGCATTGAAGTTTGTCTCATCTGACAGATACGACCAAGTGTTACTCGACAAAAAAGCGTCATCAGAGCTCATTAATTCTCTCTCTTCAATATATAAAGCTCCGATCAAAACAGAAAAATCGCCCGAACAGTTGAGAAGCGTCTTTGCGAGACACGTTCTGATAGCTGATTTCCTTTATTCACTGGCTGATGATATCCCTCCGGCGCTCGTGACTCTTGCCGGAACGATCGATGCGTACGCATTGAGGAAATGCTCTGAATTGGCGGCATCCTGGCGTGGACAGCTTGGTCTCGCTGAAAGTTACAAACGAGCGGCGGCCCAAGTGGAGAAGTCACTGCACGTCAACAGCATGTCTTTACCATTTGAAATCTGCCAGAAAGTGGAAACATTTGCCAAGATCGACGCTATCCTATTAACGAATACTGCAAAGAAACTAATCGAGCGGATTGGTGAGGACGTATTGGCCTTTGCTAGCAAACGAGCGAAGGGTTTCTGGGCTACGCAGGACCCAGAACTCAAGGGCCAGTGGAATATTCTTAACCTTGCCGCTCAGTTGATTCAGTTCAGCTCTTTTGTTCAATCACAGGTCGGCAAGAAGAACGCCTCATCCATAGTCCGTTCTTATATCGATGAATGGCACCGGATGGATACTCTCCATCGTTATCTGGAAAAGCAAACGTCCAACCTTGAAGTGCATTTAAAGCTGCCGGATGATCTTGACAAGCTCGTCTCATCCGCGAGAAAAGCACACCACGAAGCGGCCACTCTGTTAGCTGAAACTTTTTTAAGAGCCTTGAAAGATGCCTCTTTTCATATACCGGACTTTTACAAGCAAAGTGAAGTTTTCGAGATTTTTGTAGAACCTCATTTTCATCAGAAGAAAACCGCATACATTTTCGTAGACGCATTACGCTACGAAATGGCGACGGAGCTGAACGGACTACTGGGAAAGGAGTTTGATCTTCAGCTCAATGCTGTGATTGGAACGCTTCCGGCGGTTACTGAAGTTGGGATGGCCGCTTTGTTACCAAGGGCCCGGCAATCCATGCAACTTCGTGCTCCCAATAAGGCGTTGGAAGTCGTAATGGGCGATAAAGTCCTCGCAAATCGGGAAAAGCGGATCGAATACTTTGCGTCAAACATCGATATGCCGGTTGTGGTTTTGAAGCTGGAAGAATACAAAGCAATAAAAAGGAAGCTGAAAGAAGTGCCGAGCGGCCCATTTATCGTCCTGCTGACCTCTCAGGAAATCGACAGCAGTGGAGAAAAAGGTTTTACATCGACCAGGCAAATGATGGATGATGTTTTAAGTCAGCTCTGTATCGCGATGAGGCGACTGGCGGAGGTAGGAGTCGAACATATCGTCGTTGCTGCAGATCATGGATTTCTGTATGGAGAAGAAATGGACGACTCGATGAAGATTGATGCGCCCGGAGGAAAGACCGCGCTGCTGCATCGTCGCGTCTGGGTAGGGCGAAACGGCGCTAGCAGTCCAAGCTATTTTATGGAACCGCTTTCGAAGTTCGGCATCAACAGCGATCTTGACATCGCCGTTCCCTTGAACCTGGCTGTATTCCGTTCGGGCGGATCGGTTTCTTATTTCCACGGCGGGGCATCCCCTCAAGAACTCATCATCCCAGTTCTGACAGCCCGCCCTAAAGTGACCCAGCATTACGACACAGTGAAAGGCATCTCATGGAAGCTGGCACTTGGGACTCCGAAAATTACCAGCCGTTTTTTTTCCGTTACAGTTACAGGGGAATCGCGAGTGCTCGAGATGGAATGGCCCCGGATCAAGGTGGAAGCGCGGGTCGGAAACGAGAGTTGCTCGATTCCTGTCAGTGGCAGCTATGGGTTCAACCAGACAACGGCAGATTTTGCGCTACGCGAATCCACGCAAAGCCCGAACAGCGTGGAACCCAATACCATTGCTTTAATGCTTACCGAAAAGGCGCCAGCGTCAGGATCCGTTACCATCCATCTGATTGATTCGTTAACCGGAATGGAACTCGTAAAACCGAATCCTGTGGAGGTATCGCTTGCTTTCTAA